AAAGCCTGTCATTATTGCTCTTTCTATTTTACCTTAAGCACTGTCAAAAAAGCAGAATTTATAAAAGCGTTGTGCAAGGAGATAGAAACTAGAAGTTTAGAATTAATTGGTCAAAGCATCTCATCTATTTACTTTGGTGGTGGAACTCCTTCGCTTTTAAGTATTCAAGACTTAGAAAAGATATTTGAGGCTATTAAGGGCAATTATTCGTTAGAAAGCAATACAGAAATTACCATTGAGTCAAATCCTGAAAATATAACCGCCTCTTATCTTTCAGAATTGAAAGTATTATGTATAAATAGACTCAGCATTGGCGTTCAGTCATTTTCAAATCCTGACTTAGAAATCATGAATCGCAATCATAATGCTGATCAAGCTATCCAGGCGATAAAAATGGCAAAGGAAAAATTTGACAACGTTTCACTGGATTTAATTTTTGGTTTACCATTTTCAGGCTTAAAACAATGGAAAAATAATTTGGAACAAGCAATTGCTCTTGGAGTTGACCATATTTCGACTTATAATCTCACGGTAGAAGAGAAAACGGCCTTAGCCAGAAAAGTAGCTAGGAAGGAACTTTCTGTAGAGCCTGATAATACCTTGAATGAAATGTATTTTTACACTATTGACTATCTAGAAAGAAATAAGCTTATTCAATACGAAATATCGAATTTTGGAAAGCAAAATCATTGGTCTTTGCATAACATTAGCTATTGGAAACAAGAACCCTATCTAGGATTTGGGCCTTCGGCTCACAGCTATTCAGGAAAGGAAAGACGCTGGAATGTCTCTAATTTAAAAAACTATATGGAGGCCATAGATCAAGGAGAAAACTATAGTGAAAGTGAAGTATTAAGTATAGAAAACAAATACAATGAATATGTTATGACTAGGTTGAGAACTATTTTTGGACTAGGCATTGAAGAAATAAAGACTACCTTTGGAAAAAATTTTGAGAATCATTTCCTCTCTAAGATTCAAGAAATGCAAGCTCAAAATTGGATACATTACGAAAACAACTACTTTAAACTAACTACCTCAGGCAAGGTAATGGCTGACCATATAGCTAGTGAGTTGATGAAATAATCCATTGAATTTAAAAATAATAATTATAAGAAATCGTGTTGAAAGATAAAAACGAAAAAACAGAAACAAAAATTCTAAACTTGTTCAATAAAAACTATGAGAAGAAGTTTAGTTTTGATAAACTAAAAGAGCTTTTACCCAAATCTACAAGAAAAGAAAAGCTAGTTCACGCGCTTATGGTGCTGAAAAAGCAAAAGAAAATAGTAGAAATTGAAATGGATGTCTATATGCTCAAACAGTGGGATGACGAGATATCTACCAAGCCAAAATCAATCACTAAATTAGAAAATAAAAAAACCATAACGAATAGCGAAATTGTTCTCCATGGAAATGTTGAAGTAGAGGGTATCCTTGACATTACAGCTACAGGAGCTATGTTTGTGTCGATAGACGGTATGGATAGAGATGCTATACTTCGAAGCAAAAATGTTCCAGCTTTTGCGGGTGATCGTATTCTAGTAAAACTCGATAAGATAAAAGAAGGTAAACGAACCGAAGCTAAGTTTATAAGAGTAATAGAACGTAAGCTCAAAAGTTTTATCGGTAGGTTTTCCGTTCATAAATCTAAAGAATTTGAAGTTTACTTCGTCACTCCGGTTTCTTCCAAAGCACTTTTTGATTTCTATATTTCATCAAAATATACTCATGGAGCAAAAGATGGAGATTATGTAGAAATCGAGTTTATTGAATGGGGAGATAAAGAAAAAAATCCAAGAGGTAAGGTCATAGAGGTATTGAAAAATTTCAACCCCAATGAGCTAACTATGCGCACTATACTTCTCGAACGTGAATTTCACCAGGAATTTCCAGAAGCGGTGTTAGAAGAATTAAAACCAATAAAGTCAAAATTAACAGACAAGGATTTAGCAGATAGATTGGACATGCGAAATACTTTGACAATTACAATTGATCCTAAAACTGCACGCGATTTTGACGATGCCCTTTCAGTTAAAAAGCTAGAAGAAAATCTCTATGAAGTAGGAGTGCATATAGCCGATGTGGCACATTATGTTCAGCTAGGCACAGAATTAGATAAAGAAGCGTTACGCCGAGCTACCTCAGTTTATCTTCCTGATAGAGTAGCACCTATGCTACCAGAAAAATTATCCAATGACCTCTGCTCGTTGAATCCTAAGGAGGATAGATTGGCTTTCTCTATGATTTATCACATAGATGAGAATGGAAAAGTTCATAATGAATATTTAGCAAAAACAGTTATTCATTCGGATAGACGGTTTACCTATGAAGAAGCACAGCAAGTTATAGAAACCGGTAAGGGAGATCATTCTGTAACTATTCTCTTTCTCCATAAAATCGCTACATCATGGCGGGAAGAACGTTTTCATAAAGGAGGTATCAATTTTGAGGCACCAGAAGTTCAATTTGTTTTGGATGAATCTGGAAAGCCCATTGATATCATTCCTAAAGTGCAGAAGGAGGCAAATTGGCTCATAGAAGAATTTATGCTTCGTGCCAATAGAAGTGTTGCGATGGCTTTAGAAGTCTATTCAAAAAAGAAGATGATTCCTGCTGGTATTTATAGAGACCATGAAACCCCTGATTTAGCTAAATTGGAACAATTTAGTGAAGCTGCCTTGAGACTGGGCGGACACAAAATAAAAAAAATAACCAAACCAGAACAAGCTGCTGGGATACTAAATGAGTTTTTAACTTCAATATCTGATAGTCCTGAGTCCGATATATTAAATCAAATGGCCATTCGATCAATGGCTAAGGCTTATTATTCGACGGAAAACATAGGACATTATGGACTCGGTTTCACGCATTATTCACATTTCACATCGCCTATTCGTCGATATCCTGATTTAATTGCGCACAGACTACTTACCAATGTGCTTAAAAAGAAAAAAGTTGACTATACAGCTGCACAAATGGAAGAAATGTGTATGCATTGCTCAGATCAAGAACGTAAAGCCACAGACTGCGAACGTGAAGGTATTAAATATAAACAAGTAGAATATTTGAGTTATCATTTAAAGCAAGAATTTGAAGGTATCGTTAGCGGTATGAATGGCACAGGCTTTTGGGTAGAACTCAAAGCTAACAAATGTGAAGGTTATGTAGAACTGAGCTCTAATTTTAGAGAAAATTTCAGTTTTAATCCTACCACTTTAACTTTAAAAGGACACCAATCCCATACAGAGTTTCATATGGGACAGCCTGTTACAATAGTAGTTGACAAAGTAGACTTGGAAGCTAAGCGAGTGTGGTTTAAGGTGGTTATGTTTTAATAATTGTTTGTTAGCAATTAAATTTTGGATAATGAAGACGTCATTTGTAATTCTCATTTTGACCTTATTCTTTACAAATCTTAAATTGCAATCACAAATGCAAACTATGATTTTTACTGGTGGTGGAATTCAAGGATATAGTGAAAATATGGAAAATATAAGACCATTTATTGAATTAGGGATCATAAGGCAGTACTCAAGGGAAATACATCATGCAAGACCTAATTTGTCATTGACCTCTAAATTTGTATTAAGTGAGAATCCCTTTGCAGGACTAAATGTAGGAGGCTGGATTGAAAGACCTGTTATTTTTGGATTCCATACGATTATGTATACAAATATGAAGCATTTAAGTATTAAAATTAAACCCGAAATCGGTTGGTGTTATAAGAATCAAATAAGAATTACTTTTGGATATAATATCCCAATTTATAATCATGAGCATTTTCTCCAAACAAAGACTCTAGGTGGCGAGATTACTGGCAGTTATGCTTTTAAAATAAAGAAAATTAAATAATACCGTTTGCGGAGTAGCTGTTACAGGTACTTACTTCCCTCCTTTACGCTTAAATTAGATAATTTATTCTGATTTATTTCTATAAAATTTCTTACGGATACAGGATTTACCTTTGAGTAAGAGCGGAGTGCCCAGCCTATAGCCTTGCGAATGAAAAATTCTTTTTCGTGACAGGTTTGAAGAATATGCTGATACAGAATTTCTTCATGCGTTTTCACTCCATAGCCTAACTGATATATTATGGCAGTGCGACGAAGCCAAAAGTTTTCGCTTTTTATCCAGCTATTGACTTCATTTCTAAGATCAGGAAATTTTGTACAAAGAGCGCCAATACAATTCGAAGCCAATAAATCCACAATATCCCACCAGTCAGATTTTACTATCATGTCTTTGATAAATTTTAAGTCTTGTGCTCTCAATCTTTTCTTATTTTCCTTCAATACCTGAGAAGCTATGTACCACATTTCGCGTTCAGGATATCTAATACATTCGGTAGCAAACTCAATCATACAATTCTTATCTAACTTTCCTGCCACTTCTTGATATTCTTTCCAGTATATATCTCTTGTCTTATTCATCAATCCAAAAAATGGAAATCGATAACGCATATACTTTGACTGCTTTTCAGAGATAGTTTCATCTCCTAAATCTTTCAGAAATGAATATAAATTAGCAACATAGTTTCTCATATGACTATTTTTTTAAAATTTTTCTCAATTGAGCTTCTGTGCCATAGAAACAATTTAAATCTATTTTATTCACCACACCTTTTAATTCCCCTGTTTCTGAAAACTGCCAAAACTCCCAGCGAGCATCATCATCTAAGCAAGGAGAACTATGGCTATACTTAGCTATCCACAGATTATAATGTCTAAATTCATTTAGCAAAAATCGATTGTAATAGTTTTCATACGTATAGACTATAGGACGCACCCCATAGTGCCTCTCCACGACCTCTAACCATTTTCGTATATCAGAAAGCAAATTTAACTGATCTCTATGATGGACTAATTCTATATCTAAAACAGGCGGTAGGTCGCCTTTTTCTAATTCTACCTGTGAGATAAAATTCCTAGCTTGTATTTTCCAATCTAAATTTGGTCTATAGAAATGATAGGCTCCTCTAATTATACCTACTTCTTTTGCTTGCTGCCAATTATTTTGGAACTCTTTATCCACTAGTTCTTTACCTTCTGTTGCCTTTATAAAGGCGAACTTAACTTCATGATTGTTTAGTTGATACCAATCTATTTGACCTTGATATTTCGATACGTCTACACCATGTACGGCATAGTCTTTCCATTTTGGAAAAAGAAATGCAGGTCTTAATGTAGAAAAAAATTTAAAAATAAAAAATATGGAAATTAGAGTTATACCTATCCATAAAATTCTATTAATACGCAGTTTGCCTCTTTTCCTTGACATATAACTCTATTTCTAAGAATCAAAAGTATTGACTTTCTCATGAAATTTATCACAGTTTTTATATATAGTCTAAATTTGTGAATAAATTTATAGTCATAGAGAAGAGAAAACATATCATGCTCATTTCGAGTTGGTACCCAAACCGACTAGATTCATATAATGGCGATTTTGTGCAGCGTCATGCGATGGCTATATCCGATATAAGCAAAGTATCTGTTGTTCATGTTGAAGGCGATCCTAATATAAATAAATGGGAGCTAGAAACCATACATGTAAACGAGCAAATGACAGAATATCTTTATTATTTTCCAAAGTCAAAAATTTCATTATTAAATTTTTTTCGTAAAGTCACAGGCTTAATTAAAGGAAGAAATAATCTTAATAATATAGATCTCATTCATGCCAATGTAGTTCATTACCACTTTGTATGGTTACTGTTTCAAGCTTTACCATACATCC
The nucleotide sequence above comes from Chitinophagales bacterium. Encoded proteins:
- the hemW gene encoding radical SAM family heme chaperone HemW — protein: MAALYIHIPFCKKACHYCSFYFTLSTVKKAEFIKALCKEIETRSLELIGQSISSIYFGGGTPSLLSIQDLEKIFEAIKGNYSLESNTEITIESNPENITASYLSELKVLCINRLSIGVQSFSNPDLEIMNRNHNADQAIQAIKMAKEKFDNVSLDLIFGLPFSGLKQWKNNLEQAIALGVDHISTYNLTVEEKTALARKVARKELSVEPDNTLNEMYFYTIDYLERNKLIQYEISNFGKQNHWSLHNISYWKQEPYLGFGPSAHSYSGKERRWNVSNLKNYMEAIDQGENYSESEVLSIENKYNEYVMTRLRTIFGLGIEEIKTTFGKNFENHFLSKIQEMQAQNWIHYENNYFKLTTSGKVMADHIASELMK
- the rnr gene encoding ribonuclease R, encoding MLKDKNEKTETKILNLFNKNYEKKFSFDKLKELLPKSTRKEKLVHALMVLKKQKKIVEIEMDVYMLKQWDDEISTKPKSITKLENKKTITNSEIVLHGNVEVEGILDITATGAMFVSIDGMDRDAILRSKNVPAFAGDRILVKLDKIKEGKRTEAKFIRVIERKLKSFIGRFSVHKSKEFEVYFVTPVSSKALFDFYISSKYTHGAKDGDYVEIEFIEWGDKEKNPRGKVIEVLKNFNPNELTMRTILLEREFHQEFPEAVLEELKPIKSKLTDKDLADRLDMRNTLTITIDPKTARDFDDALSVKKLEENLYEVGVHIADVAHYVQLGTELDKEALRRATSVYLPDRVAPMLPEKLSNDLCSLNPKEDRLAFSMIYHIDENGKVHNEYLAKTVIHSDRRFTYEEAQQVIETGKGDHSVTILFLHKIATSWREERFHKGGINFEAPEVQFVLDESGKPIDIIPKVQKEANWLIEEFMLRANRSVAMALEVYSKKKMIPAGIYRDHETPDLAKLEQFSEAALRLGGHKIKKITKPEQAAGILNEFLTSISDSPESDILNQMAIRSMAKAYYSTENIGHYGLGFTHYSHFTSPIRRYPDLIAHRLLTNVLKKKKVDYTAAQMEEMCMHCSDQERKATDCEREGIKYKQVEYLSYHLKQEFEGIVSGMNGTGFWVELKANKCEGYVELSSNFRENFSFNPTTLTLKGHQSHTEFHMGQPVTIVVDKVDLEAKRVWFKVVMF
- a CDS encoding DNA alkylation repair protein; this translates as MRNYVANLYSFLKDLGDETISEKQSKYMRYRFPFFGLMNKTRDIYWKEYQEVAGKLDKNCMIEFATECIRYPEREMWYIASQVLKENKKRLRAQDLKFIKDMIVKSDWWDIVDLLASNCIGALCTKFPDLRNEVNSWIKSENFWLRRTAIIYQLGYGVKTHEEILYQHILQTCHEKEFFIRKAIGWALRSYSKVNPVSVRNFIEINQNKLSNLSVKEGSKYL
- a CDS encoding glycoside hydrolase family 25 protein — encoded protein: MSRKRGKLRINRILWIGITLISIFFIFKFFSTLRPAFLFPKWKDYAVHGVDVSKYQGQIDWYQLNNHEVKFAFIKATEGKELVDKEFQNNWQQAKEVGIIRGAYHFYRPNLDWKIQARNFISQVELEKGDLPPVLDIELVHHRDQLNLLSDIRKWLEVVERHYGVRPIVYTYENYYNRFLLNEFRHYNLWIAKYSHSSPCLDDDARWEFWQFSETGELKGVVNKIDLNCFYGTEAQLRKILKK